The Punica granatum isolate Tunisia-2019 chromosome 4, ASM765513v2, whole genome shotgun sequence sequence TGCTCCTTATGGAGATGGTTGCAGAAACCCTCAGGCACAGCTTAATCGAGCAATCTCCAACAAAAGCGCTGGCTAAAGAATCCGAAAAGTTCAGAAACCGACACACATCAAGGCATAGCCGGTTCTCCTTCCCGTCCCACTCCCCTTCCCCAATTAACGCAGTGCTAGGATCAAAACCATAGTAATCAACATTGTAGTAGAAGTTGTTGGAGCTTCGAAACTTCAATAACATCTGCAACTTTCCCTGGTCCGAGCACCGAATCTCTTTCAATATAACAGCAGTAGGCAACAACTGGACATCAGTACCGATCGGATTGCAATTACGAGAAGCCTCACAAGCACTCCCATACTCCAACTCAAAAGCGGAATTCCACCTGAACAGCGAGCACACGTCTTGACGTAACTTCTCGAGTGACAAATTCTCTCCGCCACCATCATCGAATTCACTAAAAATGCCTTTCCCGCTCTCTCCGCCCTCTTTCTTAATCAGTGTGTACTCATACTCTGCACTTTTACTCAGACCCAACAAAGAAACAGGAACATAAGGATGATTCAAAGCATCATCACTACTCAAACTTTCTAAAGCGCCAGTAATCAAGCTATCATTAATGCTCGGTTTAGTCGGAAAATTGAGCTTAAAGACTGCATCGAGGGACTTCAGCGGACCGCCATCCTCGTGAAACAAGCTTGAGCCTACCATACAGAGCTTCCCCTTGGGCTGCGACCAGTACCCGAAAAGATTGAACCTTGGCCTTGACGGTCTGGAAGAGAATCTCGGGCCGCGAACTCGGAAGGTCCTCTGCAGCCCCCGGCGAGCAGTCGAGTTCACGGAATTCAACCCCATCACAGCAGGGTCCATCAGAAGCAGGCTCCCCCTGAGCTTCAACTGCCCAGGGTTCTCGGTCTTGACGCCCCATTGAGGCTGGAACGACGCCGCGGTGAGGGAGTTGACGGCCGAGGACGATGCGGAGAAGTAAACCCCGAGCGAATGAGTCAACTCGCTGCTGGGGATCGCCTTCTCGGACGTGATCAGGGTCGACTTGGGGAGGGTCTGCTCGCAGTGCTGGGCGTAGAACTCCTCGAAATTGGATACCGCGATCCTCGATGTGGCCGCCGGGATTGCGAGGAGGATGATCAAAGCTAAAAGAAGGGGACTTGGTGATGAAACGTTACCCATTGAGGCTCGATCGGGTCTCCGACCGAGCTCCATTGACGTGGGGCAGAGAGGAGAAACACAGACACAATGGGAATGGCTCAGCTATGGTGGGAGAGGACtacgaggaagaagaaaaggggaTGTGGGGAATCTCAAAGGTGGCAGCCATTGTAGCCGTTTTCGAAGCTTCGTCTATACGTGCGAGGGAGTTTTCGATGGCGCCGAGTCGCCGGAAAGAGATTCGACTCAGGTATGAAGATTTCATTCTCAGATTTTGCAGGCGAGgacttttgtaatttgcaaCAGTTAGTCCTCCGTTTTTGTCGAAATCATAAAAAGATACCCAGAAGTTCTCTAAATGAAACGAACCGGTCCCAAGTGTAACTACAATTCGTAGCAATGACATGTTCTGTTCTTTAATTGCAGAGACTTCGAGAGCCTGGTGGGCCGTGTGGAAGGGGACTATTTGTAATTTCGAGTACGATTTGACTGAATAAGTCTTCAAAAATACTTTTACCTAATCGTCTCAATTCGCAATTTTTGTATTCAGTACTTCTCCATTAGTCAACTACCCTCCAATCGAGTTTAACCAAAAAGATCGTGACCCGACCACTCTAGACGATACATAACGGTGGTGATGGTCGGTCCCGGAGTAGACTGATCTCATCTGCATGCATATAGAATGGATTGGATGTTCACACCTCTATTCATGGAAGTCCAGTATAGAATAAGTAACGCGGTAATTACTCGGTGCAACTGTAAATAACACTTTCAAGTGACGGCATTTAAGACAAAAATTAAATCATTGCCCTTGAATGGCATAAAGATGTATCCATCATACTTGCCTGAAAATGTGCAAGGACTGCCTCAAGAAGGCTTATTTTCATCACGCCATTTAATGAATCACAACTAATTTGTATAGAGAAGCGAATACGCTCTCAATTAAGCCGATGGGACTGATGAACAGAAATTCACGTTGAAAGAACTTTATCTTAGTCGAGGCCCAATTGAATTTTCCATATACCGGGgttcacaccaaaaaaaagaaacgaaTACGCTCTCAATTAAGCCGATAGGACTGATGAACTGAAATCAAGAAAACCATTTCCGTTCGAAGTCACATACATTAGTTGGTTGGAAGAGAAACAGTTGCCATAGACCGAACAATCCCAAAGATACTCACTCGAAAAGGAAGAATTCCTCTTAACTTATTGTACATAGACTTTCTATTCTGAAGCTACGCAGGTCTTAATCACCTACTTAAACTTTCTCCTTACATATGAAGGGCAACCTGGTATCTGATCACCACAAGGTTGAAGGAAAAGTAGACGAGGAAATAAACAGATACGGCTTCATCAGACTCAGAGATGTTTCTATTCGAAATTTGCTCAAAATTGCAAATACTAGATAGAAGAGAAAGAATTTCAGACCGATACCGGGCCCTTGACAGTTCACACCACCATCCTACAACACATGCTTGACGGTGCACACTGATATCGTACCCTCATAGTACTGGCAACGGAGGCTCATCATTTGGTGTCAGATCATACCAGACTACGGGATGGAGATTGTTATTGCCTCATTATGTCCAACAGGAGGCGATCCTCAAGCAGCGACTGCAACCTTCTCGGGCTTCTTGACAGCTGCCTTCACAGGCTTCACAGGTTCAGTGGTTTGAGGTTTCTCGATTCCTTGAATGTCAGTTATCCTTAACTTGGTCAGTTCCTGAAAGTTCAGAACAATCAGTTAGGAGGGAAAAATACAAATGGCAGTAGACTTTCAGCATCCAGACTGATGGCGTACCTGCCGGTGTCCCTTAGTTCTTCGGtagttcttccttctctttttcttaaatataattacTTTTGCATCTAATGCCTAAAAAGACAGAAATATAGAAGAGAATTAGTCCTCATCTGCTCCTTCTATCATGATATAGGCTAGAAAGATAACCACACTACTGAGACAAGGAGCTAATGCATTGCTCTTTCCTTCAATTTCTAATGTCAAACAATAACGACATAACAAATTCTTACAATATAATTTTGTAGCTCAAAAGCAACAAGAAGACAATCTGCACTATACGTGAAACTTACATGCTCCTCAACAACTGCATGGACAGTTGCAGTTGGAACTGTGGGCCTGCCGACTATTGTCTGAGTCGTCGAGCCAAGTAATAGAACTTTGTTCAAGATCAGCTGCAGCAGTCAAACATGGGAACATAAATACTACCACTAGGTGGAAAAAACTTCCAGATGGTGCAGGTAGTAGCTATGAGGCAAAATCTGGCAATTGGAGGTAAACTTTAGAACCATGGTTGTTTATGATTAGGAATACGTGCAAAACAGTCGACACCACGGACACACGTTACTGACAAACAGATAACTTCACAAAATTTTTCTCAGAAAATGATACAAACTTTCCAAAGCTACTTTTCTCTGAGACTTAAATTAAAACATAGCATGGAGACATTGTAAAGAGATCATTACTCGCAAATATACTGAATATGTTTACTTGAAACAGCAACTCCGGTATAGGGAATCGGGAACGACAAGCAAAAAGGCACCAGTGCTCCAGAAAATTTCAAGCTTAAGAGCTGGTAGTTAACTGATAATTCTTAGTAGGCAGCAAGACACCATAGTGAAATTTGTACTCGTAATAAGAGTCTAAACTATTCCAAAAATCAAGGCAGGAAAATGGAAACATACACAATCGAAAATCTTTCAAGGCATATTTAATCAGACTCGCCAACCGACCAGTAGTTTCACAGAAATTCGGATGCATTTCCACATGAATCTAATTATCGAGGCTTCTTATTACATTCAAAGATAATCCATTTCTACATCATCAACAAAACTCGACAATTTTACGCAATGGAGGCTTCTAATCTATCTAGTCGGGTGCAATCCTGTGAGAGAGAGCGACCTACCTTGTCATTGACATTGCAGAACTTGAGGCTCTCCGTGAAGATGCTGTCGCCATTGCTCACCTTGAACTGGTGCGAACCAATCTACACATTAAAACACCTCAAATCAATTCGTAAAAGTTTACATTTCTCAAATGGAAGCGCAGGATCACCAATCGATCACCAAACCTGAACAACAGCAAATACAGGCTCGTACGGCTTGAACAACTGATCCGACTCCTGCAGCGGTCCAACGACTTTGTATCCGATGGCAGCAGCCTCTGCTTCCTTCTCCTCCGGAGAGTACACTCTCATCACGTTCGACGGGCAATCGTCCTCGCTCTCGCTCCCTTCCTCCCCTTCGCCATCGGAATCGCTGTCCCTGCTACCGGAGCTGAATAGGCGCGCATGGCAAAAGCGAGCGCACGGAGAGGGCTCAGGGTAAGAGATTGGTGTTTCGGGAGACGGCATTGTGGTTCTCAAAATAGAGGGACCATAGAGACGGAGAGGTTCGAGCCTCTGGGGCGGTGGAGCGGAGGAGAGGAGGGCCGCCGTGCGGCGCGTGAGCGCGTGGAGGCAACGCCGGCTCCCCATTGATGAGATTCAGTGGTTCTCTCTGATTTCGTTAGGGGAATAGGGTTTTGGAGGGTTTAATCGACTGCGTTTGCAATTGCGAGGCGTAATTTTCTGAATTGCTATTTTGCCcctcaattttcatttgtttgttCTCACCACCTGTACTAAAGACCAGAAAACATATTAGCCCCCATTACCCTCATTTTTAGGAGGAATATTATTTAGTTACCTTCGATTTGATTCTATTGAGTAATAAATAACTTTTTACACCGTATCTAATAAAATTGACCGATTGTAGTTTTACCAAAATTTGTCATGGTATTAGAGTGCAGATGCGATAACGCGACAAACGTGTTTACTTCCCACTTAATTAAATTTGTGTGATGGCCTTCAAAACTGATCCAATTATACCGCATCTAATTAGGTTAattgattttcaaaaatgaTGATACTCCTTCTTCGAGTCATTTTTCTCGTGAGCTATTtctcaaaatacaaaataaatcaatGTTTAGTAATTTTACCTTATCTACTAAACTATTTTGGTGCTACCAAGGTTTGATTTCGAACTTGGCTAACTGAAATAAGATCAAAACTGACCTAGGAATGGATGCTTACTCTGGGTCATGTTAATCTAGCTGTAGATCTTTAAGTTGACGGCGAGGGCATTCAAGattttgagaaattaaaataaaatggataCTAGAACCATGGACATcccttatattatataataaaaaatggacGCGTTTAATAACTTTAAATGAATTAAGTTTGTTTGgtaagtaaaagaaaaaaaggatttttATCCCCCTCATggtttcactttttttttcaaatctatcatgtgcttttaaaattataaaaaatattcaatggtttatattttttttcaaatttatcccgacattatattttccgttaatgaaacgtaagtaagctccaaatctatcccatgattttaattttttctcaaatctatcccatagttttaatttttttctcaaatgtaTTCCGGATAAAGGGGTCACGGTGGCAAGACCGTTAAATGTTGATGGAAAATATAACgttatgatagatttggaaaaaatataaaccatgagatatttttaataattttaaaagtatatgatagatttgaaaaaaaaaagtgaaataatGGGATATATGACGtaattttcccaaaaaaaagataataatttgacttattaagtgaaaaaaatttattaatgatTAAATTAACTAGAGACCTAATTGCTTGTTGTGGGAGGGGGGCATATGGTTCGTCCAAAAATCACCGTGGAATCCAAaacataatcaattttttcgaTATTCTGTATATTTGTTGAGAAAGAATCTAATCTATAATTGATTTCTTCAGCTAAGGCAAATCATCTCCATAGAAATTTGGAATCATCATTAGAATTTAGACGAAGTCAAGCTCACAATGGATTAGTGAAAATTTTGACTTGTTCTCCAACTTGGGGAATAGAGAGGCTATGCATGCCCTAATGTTCGAAGAAGGGCATGTGTCGCAATTCTCTCCGTGAGTCCCAGCTAGACAAAGTAGAGGATGCGCATGattgttttacttttccaaGCCCAATTGTAGTTCGTGACCAGGGGCGTTAGCAAATCTTTTCGGTATGAATTCTGGTATCCGGAAGTTTAATTGGGCATCGACTAATCAAGTCAAGTCGGGTCGACCTATTAAGAGGTAAAGTTCTTCTagtgtgaattttcttcattcataagGATTTCAAACCAAAGACcttgttttaaaaatatatatattaaaccgCTTGAACTAATCCGGGGTTTAGCAACTTTAACCAATGAGGCATCCGCGAACCAGGAGCTATAAATggtgaatttgaaaattcgttttatactatatatattattattatttctatttGCTTTATTAGTATTTTAATAGAAATTTACCCATGCATGATGTTTATTTAAGGtatatttactatatatatgttatttgcATTCTTAAAAGACTTAGAGTaagcatttatttttatttttatatttttatttattcgtGTCGTATGtattgattaattatatttgGTTATGAAAGAAATGTTTTTTTGATAACTCatctaaaatttcaattaagaaaatattatagaGTACAACAAAAAGATCAAGGATCTCATAGGTTAAACATAACAACAAAAGTTAACATGAAGCAATTACAATGAAAAGATCTGTGTTGCATCCAAGCAACAAAATTCAAAACTCTATTGGCCCTAGATTTAGGTAACCAATCCGCGAAGGTGTTCGATTCCCTTGGATAATGTTGGTATCGAACTTGAGCAAGGTGAAAGGAGAACAAGTGAATGTCTATGAAGAAACTCTTATATCTCCACAGGAAGCCTGATGACTTATTAATCCAAGAAACCACATTTTTAGAGTGAGATTCGATTACGAGAGAAGAGACGAAGAGTGCGGGATTCAATGAAGAAACTTGAAGAATTTTCCTTATTGCCATAAGCTCTGCTTGATTTGAATCAATTATGCCCAAAGAGGAAGAGAACATGCACATAATACAACCCTCGGACTTTCTAAGAACACCTCCGATACTAGACGGACCGGGTTTCCCAAGAGAAGATCCATCGGTGTTCCATTTGATCCAACTTGTAGGAGGAGCAGACCAAGAGATATGAGGGCGCATGTATTTGCTATTCGACCATCTACAAGATACCTTTTAATGAACGAGCAATATCTGAAGTTGAATATGTAAAGTCATCCTGGATGGCCTTAACCCAAGTTAGTAGACGAAGGAAAATAATCTCCAAAGACCGTGAAATCAGCTTCCTTTGCTTTAAAAATAACATCATTCCTCACAAGCCAGAGGGACAAAACGATAATATAGGACAACATAGACCATACCTTCCTCTAAAACTTTCCCACATCAATTAAGACCATTAGAGAAAGAAAGATGGTAGATCTTCAGCTTAACACCAAGAAGAACCCCACCACGATATAAAATGGCACCAAACTTTCCAAGAAAAGGTGCAATGAAGAAGCAAATGGTTTGTTGTTTGTGATTCAGAAGTGCAGAAAGGGCAACTAGTATGGTTCAAGGTAATTTTGTGTTGATCTTCTTGTGGAAAGCTAGCCAAGTAAAGAATTCTACCTTTAGAGGAGCTAATCCAGACCATGCAATAGAATACGAGGGGGCCCAGTCCACCTGCTGAGATGGAGTTGATAAAAGTCTACAAAGAGACTTCACAGTGAATTCACCATCAATAGTGGGTTTCCAAATGATCTTGTCAAAGCATCCTTTGTATAATTTGCAGGAGTCAAGCAGAGAAATTAGACCATCCAGTAATTCTAACTCTCATTCAAATAAATCTTATCACCATCAGAAACACCAATGCTAACCCGAGTAATCTCACAAAGCCTTTTCATGAATAAGAGCATCTTTATCAATAGAAATTGAGAAAAGTCTTTGAAAATTAGATTTAAGAGGCTCATTCATGATCCATGGATCAGACCAAAATAGCGTACTTTGACCATTTTCAACTGTTATTGAAATATTGGAAGACAAGATTTGATGAACGAAAGGATCCATGGAGCATGTTCTAATGATAGAAGACTAAGGACTTCTAGAGGAGAATATACATTGTAAGAAAAGCCAAGAAGAGGGAGATAAGTGGTGGATGTTGCAAATAACCTTTTTTCCATAGTAAATCACCCTCTGATCCAAATCTCCAAAACCATTTAGCTAACATTATTGTATTCTTGTTAAGCACAAAATCAACATCCGCACCCCCACTTTCTTTGAGCAAAGAATCAAGTTCCCATTTTGCTAAACACATCTTTTTTGAATCAGCCTCAACCCCCAAAGAAAAGATCTGAAAATCTTCTAAAAATTAGAAGCAACATACTTTGGAACAATAAAGATAGAAAAGTAGTACAAAAGGAGGACTGCAGAGAACGGATTTTAACAAGGTAAGATGTGCATCCAaagagagagttttacctttCCATGAGGTGAGCTAGACCTCACTTTATCTAAAATCGACTTCCACATAGGAATGTTATTGAGCAAATCGCATGTATCATCTAGTTAAATTAGAGGGGAAAAAGGCCCATGGTTCAAAGGGTTGTTATACCCATTtcaaatgaaacaaaattataaaaataaggGTAAAATGCAATAACCTCCCTTGATAATTGGAGAAATGATATTTAACATCATTTGTTGAGAAAATGTGCACTTAATCCTATTTACACCACCAAGGCCTAGTATAATTTATAGAAGCCGGTGTGTCCCTCATGCCCAAGCCAAAGGGCACACAACTAGTAATTGTTTTTGACTGTGCACTAGAGGGGATTTGAATTTAGGACTTTGGTGTTACTAAACCACATGAGAGTAAGCTTGATAACCATTACACCACTACCTTGTACTTTGCAACACTTCTACGCTcatcattttgtttattttacgCTCTGCTAACTGTCATGCTTCGTTTCAGTAAACCTT is a genomic window containing:
- the LOC116206400 gene encoding 50S ribosomal protein L21, mitochondrial, with the protein product MGSRRCLHALTRRTAALLSSAPPPQRLEPLRLYGPSILRTTMPSPETPISYPEPSPCARFCHARLFSSGSRDSDSDGEGEEGSESEDDCPSNVMRVYSPEEKEAEAAAIGYKVVGPLQESDQLFKPYEPVFAVVQIGSHQFKVSNGDSIFTESLKFCNVNDKLILNKVLLLGSTTQTIVGRPTVPTATVHAVVEEHALDAKVIIFKKKRRKNYRRTKGHRQELTKLRITDIQGIEKPQTTEPVKPVKAAVKKPEKVAVAA